In Ipomoea triloba cultivar NCNSP0323 chromosome 7, ASM357664v1, a single genomic region encodes these proteins:
- the LOC116025349 gene encoding probable xyloglucan endotransglucosylase/hydrolase protein 27 — translation MVIFHLRIFVLCSVALLVSGFSRNLPIVSFDEGYTHLFGDSNLRVLEDGKSVHLSLDQRTGSGFLSHDLYSHGFFSASIKLPSDYTAGVVVAFYMSNAEMFQKNHDEIDFEFLGNIRGKDWRIQTNIYGNGSTSRGREERYGLWFDPSEDFHQYGILWTENLIVFYVDNVPIREIKRTEAMGGDFPSKPMSLYATIWDGSGWATAGGKYKVNYKYAPFVTELSEFVLHGCAVDPIELSSDKCETAPEMASIPTGITPEQRTKMASFRRKSIQYSYCYDSARYKVPPTECALDSKEAEQLRRFDPVRFGGVPRHHGRRHRHRSSRDGSSSST, via the exons ATGGTGATTTTTCATCTGAGAATTTTTGTGTTGTGCTCTGTTGCTTTACTGGTCTCTGGGTTTTCAAGAAATCTGCCAATCGTTTCCTTTGACGAAGGCTACACTCATCTCTTTGGAGATTCTAATCTTAGAGTTCTTGAAGATGGAAAGTCTGTTCATCTTTCTCTAGACCAAAGAACAG GTTCTGGGTTTCTGTCTCATGACCTTTACAGTCATGGGTTCTTCAGCGCTTCCATTAAACTACCTTCGGATTACACGGCCGGTGTGGTGGTGGCGTTTTAT ATGTCGAACGCCGAGATGTTCCAAAAGAACCATGATGAGATTGACTTTGAGTTCTTGGGGAACATTAGGGGCAAAGACTGGAGGATTCAGACTAATATTTATGGCAATGGAAGCACCAGCAGGGGCAGGGAGGAGCGATATGGCTTGTGGTTTGATCCCTCTGAGGATTTCCATCAATACGGTATCCTCTGGACCGAGAATCTGATCGT CTTTTATGTAGATAATGTCCCGATACGAGAAATCAAGAGGACAGAAGCGATGGGAGGGGACTTCCCTTCGAAGCCGATGTCTTTATATGCCACAATATGGGATGGATCGGGGTGGGCAACGGCAGGGGGAAAGTACAAAGTGAATTACAAATATGCTCCCTTCGTCACCGAGCTCTCCGAGTTTGTCCTCCACGGCTGTGCAGTCGATCCTATTGAGCTATCCTCGGATAAGTGCGAAACCGCCCCAGAAATGGCCTCGATCCCAACCGGGATCACGCCCGAGCAAAGGACTAAAATGGCGAGCTTCAGGAGGAAGAGCATTCAGTACTCTTATTGCTACGACAGCGCCCGATACAAGGTCCCTCCAACCGAATGCGCCCTCGATTCTAAGGAGGCCGAGCAGCTCCGGAGATTCGACCCCGTGAGATTCGGCGGCGTCCCCCGCCACCACGGCAGACGACATCGCCACAGAAGTAGTAGGGATGGATCATCCTCCTCCACTTGA
- the LOC116026103 gene encoding TMV resistance protein N-like has protein sequence MAAVLAEKAAAFRGRCIYDVFLSFRGEDTRRTFTDQLYKALVDAGLRTFRDDNEIERGENIQSELLKGIHRAKSSIIVLSENYATSSWCLDELVVIMENRRSGHAVLPVFYLVDPSHVGKQMGSFAKAFAQHEMRFVAQNCEDGEEWAQKIKGWRCALKEVSEIGGMTVQNHTEWNESKFIQKILKVITDKVNRTVHSIAPYLVGIINRSDYINLWVQDGSNDVDILVMCGMGGIGKTTIARFVYITNCDKFEGSSFVANVGEVSKKQNGMVMLQRNLLSDIFKRKEEQISSVDEGIRRIRAAIGSKKILLVLDDVDQPEQLNDLFGIRDWFYPGSKIIVTTRKERLLSHETCKVYKVESMLECESLELFCWHTFGQAHPMDEYLDYSMKVVERCDGLPLALEILGSSLAGKDLDVWKSTIKKLEAIPNNRILDKLRLSYDSLQDDDDRNIFLHLACFFVGKDRDFAIAVLDSCDLHGGIGVQNLIERNLLVIYEHNNKLSMHQLVQDMGREIVRQQSPKEPGKRSHVWHPKDSFYVLTEKTGTERVEGIKLEMQMLEANESAKETINMNYGKKGKLAEFLGKSEGHLSKKSQYGFFWHSRDCAEASNLLIFTSDAFLKMQRLKFLQLNSAKLIGSYEQFPKRLRWLCWRGLELESIPNDFPLESLIALDLRYNSFKQVWKGSRVLRFLKILNLSHSYKLTRTPNFLGVPSLEKLILKYSTSLTEIHETIGCLEGLVLLNVKGCKNLRRLPESMCSLKCLETLVVSGCSNLDWPTNLEKIDSLKVLHADEIAMNQVVSRSGVHPWHSPYSFLWSLVGKRNICPKISHIDLPRSLVHLSLAKCNLSDDKFPIAFSNLSMLESLDLSNNLVCSLPESIRCLRGLQDLNFTSCPRLKSLIGLPHISKMLGVEDCMSLEKISYQAELAEGLRMVCRRCKILAEIEGYFKLEPLENVNTDICGIFGLSNLATIRNIMVKMRSRYFFELPCLKLSPQILYQPGIFTTFLPGDCIPSWFNSEFTFTSPQSSFTLPTIDNYRIQGLSFCLVYLCSDDKEAALTYTDPSIHINDKTNLLGWWLQPPYFGIPNGREGMMWLSHWNFGNWLQSGDVLVIIARIFKPLRFKELGIKIWYVKEQQVNTEESSFETVSKHANPCGDVVPMENPGQPRFSLWLESMRLKKPKQDKSFPHC, from the exons ATGGCCGCTGTGTTAGCTGAAAAAGCAGCTGCTTTCCGTGGGCGGTGTATCTACGATGTTTTCTTGAGCTTCAGAGGCGAAGACACTCGAAGAACTTTTACCGATCAGCTTTACAAGGCGTTGGTGGATGCCGGGCTGCGTACATTTAGGGATGACAATGAGATTGAGAGGGGAGAAAATATTCAGTCGGAATTGCTCAAAGGGATCCATAGAGCGAAGAGTTCAATCATTGTTTTATCTGAAAACTATGCTACTTCTTCCTGGTGTTTGGATGAACTGGTGGTGATTATGGAGAATCGGAGGAGTGGGCACGCTGTTTTGCCTGTTTTCTACCTGGTTGATCCATCCCATGTTGGAAAGCAAATGGGGAGCTTTGCAAAAGCTTTTGCACAACATGAGATGCGGTTTGTAGCTCAAAACTGTGAAGATGGTGAAGAGTGGGCTCAGAAGATCAAAGGCTGGAGGTGTGCACTCAAAGAAGTTTCAGAAATTGGGGGGATGACTGTTCAAAATCATACAGAATG gaatgaatcaaaatttattcaaaaaatccTTAAAGTGATTACAGATAAAGTGAATAGAACTGTTCACAGCATTGCCCCTTACCTGGTCGGAATCATTAATCGTTCTGATTATATCAATTTGTGGGTACAAGATGGATCGAATGATGTTGACATACTTGTGATGTGTGGAATGGGGGGGATTGGGAAGACAACCATTGCCAGATTTGTGTATATTACAAACTGTGATAAGTTTGAAGGAAGTAGCTTCGTGGCAAATGTTGGAGAAGTTTCAAAGAAACAGAATGGTATGGTTATGCTGCAGAGAAATCTTCTTTCTGACATTTTTAAGAGGAAAGAAGAACAAATATCCAGCGTTGATGAAGGGATAAGGAGAATCAGAGCTGCCATAGGTAGTAAAAAAATCCTCCTAGTACTAGACGATGTGGATCAACCAGAGCAGTTAAACGATTTATTTGGAATAAGAGATTGGTTTTATCCAGGGAGTAAAATCATTGTGACTACAAGGAAAGAACGTTTATTAAGTCATGAGACTTGTAAGGTATACAAAGTTGAAAGTATGCTTGAATGTGAATCTCTTGAGCTCTTTTGTTGGCATACATTTGGTCAAGCTCACCCTATGGATGAATATCTAGATTATTCAATGAAGGTGGTGGAACGATGTGATGGACTGCCATTGGCTCTTGAAATTTTGGGATCTTCTCTTGCGGGGAAAGATCTTGATGTGTGgaaaagtactattaaaaaatTGGAAGCCATTCCTAATAATAGAATCCTTGATAAACTGAGACTAAGTTATGACTCTTTacaagatgatgatgatagaaATATATTCCTTCATCTTGCCTGCTTTTTTGTTGGAAAAGACAGAGATTTTGCAATTGCAGTACTAGATAGCTGTGACCTTCATGGGGGAATTGGGGTCCAAAATCTTATCGAGAGAAATCTGTTGGTGATTTATGAGCATAATAACAAACTTAGCATGCATCAATTGGTTCAAGATATGGGAAGGGAAATTGTTCGTCAACAATCACCAAAAGAGCCTGGGAAGCGCAGTCATGTTTGGCATCCTAAGGattcattttatgtgttaacAGAGAAAACC ggCACTGAAAGGGTTGAAGGAATCAAACTTGAAATGCAAATGCTTGAGGCAAATGAATCAGCCAAAGAAACCATCAATATGAATTATGGCAAAAAAGGCAAACTTGCAGAGTTTCTAGGGAAATCTGAAGGACATTTGTCAAAGAAAAGTCAGTATGGCTTCTTTTGGCATTCAAGGGATTGTGCAGAAGCTTCAAATTTGCTAATCTTCACAAGTGATgcttttttaaaaatgcaaagGTTAAAATTTCTTCAACTCAACTCTGCTAAATTAATTGGAAGCTATGAACAGTTTCCTAAAAGATTGAGATGGTTGTGTTGGCGTGGACTGGAGTTGGAATCAATACCAAATGATTTTCCACTGGAAAGCCTTATTGCACTGGATCTGCGTTACAACAGCTTCAAACAAGTTTGGAAAGGCTCCAGG GTTCTCAGATTTCTAAAGATTCTGAATCTCAGCCACTCCTATAAGCTTACCAGAACACCAAATTTTTTGGGAGTCCCCAGTCTTGAAAAGCTGATACTTAAATACTCTACAAGTTTAACCGAGATTCATGAAACAATCGGATGCCTGGAAGGACTTGTTCTTTTGAATGTGAAAGGCTGCAAAAATTTGAGAAGGCTTCCTGAGAGCATGTGCTCGCTAAAATGTCTTGAAACTCTTGTTGTTTCTGGTTGCTCTAATCTTGACTGGCCAACCAACTTAGAAAAAATTGATTCGCTGAAAGTGCTGCATGCAGATGAAATTGCAATGAATCAAGTTGTATCTAGGTCGGGAGTCCATCCATGGCACTCACCATATTCATTTTTGTGGTCCTTAGTTGGAAAGCGGAACATATGTCCTAAAATTTCTCACATTGATTTGCCCCGTTCTTTAGTGCATTTGAGTCTTGCAAAATGCAATCTATCTGATGATAAGTTTCCAATTGCTTTCAGTAACCTCTCCATGCTGGAGAGCTTGGACCTGAGCAATAATCTAGTTTGCAGTCTACCAGAAAGCATTAGATGCCTTAGAGGGCTGCAAGATCTTAACTTTACCTCGTGCCCCAGGCTCAAGTCACTCATCGGGTTGCCTCATATATCAAAAATGTTGGGTGTAGAGGATTGTATGTCATTGGAAAAAATATCTTACCAAGCAGAACTGGCAGAAGGTTTGCGCATGGTTTGTCGACGCTGTAAGATATTAGCTGAAATAGAAGGCTATTTCAAACTGGAACCTCTAGAAAATGTCAATACTGATATATGTGGCATTTTCGGGTTGTCAAATTTGGCAACTATTAGAAATATTATGGTCAAGATGAGATCCAGATACTTCTTTGAATTGCCATGTTTGAAACTTTCTCCTCAG ATATTATATCAACCGGGCATCTTCACGACTTTTCTTCCTGGTGATTGCATTCCTAGCTGGTTCAACTCTGAGTTCACCTTTACCAGTCCCCAATCTTCTTTTACGTTGCCTACAATTGACAACTACAGGATCCAAGGTTTGAGTTTCTGTCTGGTGTATTTGTGCTCAGATGATAAAGAAGCTGCCTTAACTTACACTGATCCATCCATTCATATTAATGACAAGACAAACCTCCTTGGTTGGTGGCTGCAGCCACCGTATTTTGGAATTCCAAATGGTAGGGAAGGTATGATGTGGTTAAGTCATTGGAATTTTGGGAATTGGTTACAAAGTGGAGATGTCTTGGTAATTATAGCGCGAATATTTAAACCGCTAAGATTCAAGGAGCTGGGGATCAAAATTTGGTACGTCAAGGAGCAGCAAGTGAATACAGAAGAATCAAGCTTTGAAACTGTATCAAAACATGCTAATCCATGTGGTGATGTTGTTCCTATGGAGAATCCAGGTCAGCCCAGATTTTCTCTCTGGCTAGAAAGTATGAGACTAAAGAAGCCAAAGCAAGACAAATCCTTTCCTCACTGTTGA